AATGGATGAGGAAGCAGGCTTGGTGATGTCGATATCGAGATCCTTGGACCCTTTGCAGGGCAAAATGGCGTTAATATTGAACAAGAGTAAAGTAAAGCAGAGTGCAAATGTCCGTAACATTGCGGAATTCATGATGATCCTCTAATGAAGAGTATAGGAAAACAGACCTTTCCATACGGTAAAGGAATCTCGCAGATGCTAAACCTGAGAATCTGCGAATATTTGGAGGCGATTGCAATTCCCAGCGgtgtggaggaagatttCACGCCTGAAAACCCTCCTATTCATGGTCCGCGGAAAAGGCTCCGAATGCACCCTCGATTGGCATATTTCGCCGAGGATCTCTTGGTGTATCTGGGTGTGCCAGTGTAACTTTTATATTGCCCTAGAAACAAAAAAGTCGAGGATTCATAGTACCTGGCTTTTGCATCGGGTATCCAGTAAGCGTATGGAAAGAGCTCCTAGCCAAATCACACGAGGAAGCCGTTGTAAATTGAGCTAAAGAATGTATGTGTAGGAGAATATAAAAGATGTAACCGTATTAGCGATAATAAAGGAGGGACATTTATCCCCACTAGGAAGTCatgcattaaaatccaaaaatacAGACGAGATACTCACAATGTAAAGCTGTAAATGATGAGAATTTATGGTAAACAattgcacattttaattTGGGCGAAATGTGTACTCGTTTCAGAGCCCTACCAAGAGACACCAGGAAGAAGTCATTCTAGCCCATTCCCAGGCGATTCTtcataaatttgatgaGTTATCCATCTATTCCATGGGTTTCAGGGGTCATCCTCCACTAGTCTCCGCTATGGTACCATAACTTGAGATTCCAAAGTTTCCCTACtccatactacattatcCATACTTATCCTCTGACTACATTGTCATATGTAGTCATTAGAAAGACTCTGCATTAGCGCCTCTATACTAGCCGTACCAGCTAACCcccaaaatgtgtagataTATGCCTCCGCAATTCCTTTCTGTCTCCATCAACAATCTTACATCCCACTACTCTAAATTCTAAACATCCTTTTAAGAAGATTCCCTGCCATACTATGGACCACCCATGGAGGAATTAAGAGGAAACAGCGATAATCACCCTGATACACTTCCTTCCCCTCTCATGGACTGCACATTCAACCAGACCCATGAGTAATGCCTACAATAACGAATAGCATCCACGCTTACCTTGCAGCCTAAAGAGAAAGATTAGACATCAATACAACTGTACCGTTTAGATTCCTCAGGACCAACCGTCCATCCGAAATACATTGGCCTTAACCGATATTCCCGCTGTAATCATCATTGGTATGATAAAAACTCTCCTCTACCGAATAGATGTAGTCCAAACGAATTTAATGTACAAATGGAAAATCATTCCCTTGATAAAACCTAGTGTTACAAGCTGAAATGGAGTCAAAGCAGACTCTTGATGGCGGAGTTGACGAACTCGTCCGCACTCTCTTTATCCATCACATAGTCCTTAGACTCCATGTCGTACATCAGCTCATTTAAAAGAGAGTCTTTAAACTCTTGGAACCTTGCAGCAATCTGTACATTAAATATTTGCCTGCATAACCGTACCTTTGCTTTTGATTCGCATAGGAATAGCGAGGGGACTCTGTGGTCTCTGGAGAGCCTTTGCACGAGTTCTTCAAAGTTATCTCCACTGCCGAGTTCCAGCTCCCTGCAACGGTTCTTGTAAAAGTTCATTTCCGTTATCGCGGTGTTGTATGACGACTCTGCGTTTTCTTGAAGGTCATTTATGGCGTTCTGAATGGGTGATATGAGTGTTGTGTTTAGAGGTGGTTGTATGTTTTTCATAAATGTAATTGTGTCCTCCATGGTCTCTATACTCCCATATGTCGCCATTGCTCTGCATGCTCACTTTGTTCGCCACAGAGCTCCTGCTAGTCGCCttagtccctcattcttcggaAGAGATTCTCCGCTTCTCTATGAACATACATCACCCTGCATCTGGAGCTCGGTTAGGATGTCTGGCCATCATGGAATAGAGCCGAAGATTAAAGGTAAAGGGTGTGACCAATCTCCATCTCCCTGCTTCCTTCTCATAATATTTAAAGTCTAGCATTCCATCATCATTTAGCCCAATGACAGAGACCGCA
Above is a genomic segment from Theileria equi strain WA chromosome 4 map unlocalized gcontig_1105316255041, whole genome shotgun sequence containing:
- a CDS encoding hypothetical protein (encoded by transcript BEWA_049040A), yielding MEDTITFMKNIQPPLNTTLISPIQNAINDLQENAESSYNTAITEMNFYKNRCRELELGSGDNFEELVQRLSRDHRVPSLFLCESKAKIAARFQEFKDSLLNELMYDMESKDYVMDKESADEFVNSAIKSLL